Proteins encoded by one window of Hyphomicrobium nitrativorans NL23:
- the argC gene encoding N-acetyl-gamma-glutamyl-phosphate reductase, translating to MADATTSGAQARVFIDGEAGTTGLEIRERLAAEPAVTVASIAHDKRKDAEARQALMADVDLVVLCLPDEAAVEAVALADGLGNRAPRIVDASTAHRVADGWAYGFPELDANQSEAIRKARRVANPGCYPTGAIALVRPLVDAGLLPADHPVTVNAVSGYSGGGRQMIEAYEIGKTAPAFELYGLGLAHKHVPELQRYGRLTRRPMFVPSVGNFRQGMLVSLPVHLNALPGSPSPADVERALADHYRSADLVRVVSNDERVSLGGRLDALALNGTDNLEIFVFPDADGRQALLVARLDNLGKGAAGAAVQNIRLMLGL from the coding sequence ATGGCAGATGCCACCACGTCCGGCGCGCAAGCGCGGGTCTTCATCGACGGCGAGGCCGGTACGACCGGCCTCGAAATCCGCGAACGGCTGGCGGCCGAGCCCGCTGTGACAGTCGCGAGCATCGCCCACGACAAACGCAAGGATGCCGAGGCGCGCCAGGCCCTGATGGCGGACGTGGATCTCGTCGTGCTTTGCCTGCCGGACGAGGCGGCCGTGGAAGCGGTGGCGTTGGCGGACGGCCTCGGCAACCGTGCGCCGCGTATCGTCGATGCCTCAACGGCTCATCGCGTGGCGGACGGCTGGGCCTACGGTTTCCCGGAACTCGACGCCAACCAGAGCGAGGCGATCCGCAAGGCACGGCGCGTCGCGAACCCCGGCTGCTACCCGACGGGCGCCATCGCGCTCGTCCGCCCGCTCGTCGATGCCGGGCTTCTTCCCGCCGACCACCCGGTGACGGTCAATGCCGTCTCGGGCTATTCAGGCGGCGGGCGGCAGATGATCGAAGCCTACGAGATCGGCAAGACCGCACCCGCCTTCGAGCTTTACGGGCTGGGCCTCGCCCACAAGCACGTGCCCGAGTTGCAGCGGTACGGGCGCTTGACGCGGCGGCCGATGTTCGTGCCGTCGGTCGGCAACTTCCGCCAGGGGATGCTGGTCAGCCTGCCGGTGCACCTCAATGCGCTGCCCGGCAGCCCTTCGCCCGCCGACGTGGAGCGGGCGCTCGCGGATCATTATCGGAGCGCGGATCTCGTCCGCGTGGTGTCGAACGATGAGCGCGTGTCGCTCGGCGGACGGCTCGACGCGCTCGCCCTCAACGGCACCGACAATCTCGAAATCTTCGTGTTCCCCGATGCGGACGGACGGCAGGCGCTGCTCGTCGCCCGGCTCGACAATCTCGGCAAGGGGGCGGCCGGCGCCGCGGTTCAGAACATCCGCCTCATGCTCGGGCTTTGA
- a CDS encoding COX15/CtaA family protein, with protein MIPGIAAFHENSEPEKGVSRDMRDMAVSGTAKERGGAVGWGQGWDQAVVLWLWVIAGLVLAMITVGGATRLTDSGLSITEWQPILGTIPPLTEAQWQEALEKYRQIPQYQLINKGMSLEDFKFIFWWEWGHRFLGRIIGLAFALPLLAFWFVGALKPGYGVKFLGVLALGGLQGVIGWYMVKSGLVDRVDVSQYRLALHLTVAFVILAWVVWLALDLAKPSTSTVLPRIAAPSRLPGLIVAVLFAQVVLGAFVAGLKGGLVYNTWPSMNGAFVPYDLWAIEPWYLNPFENPVMAQFNHRLVAYAIAALAALELWRTLRNVERSGAETRSAVLLMAGVMAQVALGIWTLLAAVPIGLGIVHQAAAAVLLVIAVRHLHVVRRSA; from the coding sequence GTGATCCCGGGTATCGCGGCTTTCCACGAAAACAGCGAACCCGAAAAGGGCGTCTCAAGGGATATGCGGGACATGGCGGTGAGCGGCACGGCGAAAGAGCGCGGCGGGGCGGTCGGATGGGGCCAGGGCTGGGATCAGGCCGTGGTGCTATGGCTTTGGGTGATTGCGGGCCTCGTGCTGGCCATGATCACCGTCGGCGGCGCGACCCGCCTCACCGATTCCGGGCTGTCGATCACCGAATGGCAGCCGATCCTCGGCACCATCCCGCCGCTCACGGAAGCGCAATGGCAGGAAGCGCTCGAAAAATACCGGCAGATCCCCCAGTACCAGCTCATCAACAAGGGCATGAGCCTGGAGGACTTCAAGTTCATCTTCTGGTGGGAATGGGGCCATCGCTTCCTCGGCCGCATCATCGGCCTCGCGTTTGCCTTGCCGCTGTTGGCGTTCTGGTTCGTCGGCGCGTTGAAGCCCGGCTACGGCGTGAAGTTCCTGGGCGTGCTCGCGCTGGGCGGCCTGCAGGGCGTCATCGGCTGGTACATGGTGAAGTCGGGCCTCGTGGACCGCGTGGATGTCAGCCAGTATCGCCTTGCGCTGCATCTCACGGTGGCGTTCGTCATCCTGGCGTGGGTGGTCTGGTTGGCGCTCGACCTCGCAAAGCCGTCGACGTCGACGGTGCTTCCGCGTATCGCAGCGCCGTCGCGCCTGCCCGGTCTGATCGTGGCGGTGCTGTTCGCACAGGTCGTGCTGGGTGCGTTCGTCGCGGGATTAAAAGGGGGGCTCGTCTACAACACGTGGCCGAGCATGAACGGAGCGTTCGTTCCCTACGATCTCTGGGCCATCGAGCCCTGGTATCTCAACCCGTTCGAAAACCCGGTGATGGCGCAGTTCAACCATCGCCTCGTCGCCTATGCCATCGCGGCGCTTGCGGCGTTGGAGCTGTGGCGGACGCTTCGCAATGTTGAGCGGTCCGGCGCGGAAACTCGTTCGGCAGTTCTGTTGATGGCGGGCGTGATGGCCCAGGTCGCGCTCGGCATTTGGACGCTGCTCGCGGCCGTGCCGATCGGCCTCGGCATCGTGCACCAGGCCGCCGCCGCGGTGCTGCTCGTCATCGCCGTGCGCCATCTGCACGTCGTTCGCCGCAGCGCGTGA
- a CDS encoding DUF2842 domain-containing protein: MTIRQRKFVGAIALLVFLAVYALAAMMVAVVLQVGGSKLAEILYYPIAGLAWLPPAMWLIKWMQRPDANPPGSGPRAADPGKAS; encoded by the coding sequence ATGACCATTCGGCAACGCAAATTCGTCGGCGCGATCGCGCTCCTGGTGTTTCTGGCCGTGTATGCGCTGGCTGCGATGATGGTGGCCGTGGTGCTCCAGGTGGGCGGGAGCAAGCTCGCCGAGATCCTGTATTACCCCATCGCCGGGCTGGCCTGGCTGCCGCCGGCTATGTGGCTGATCAAGTGGATGCAGCGCCCGGATGCGAACCCGCCGGGATCTGGGCCGCGGGCGGCCGACCCCGGAAAGGCTTCCTGA
- a CDS encoding polysaccharide deacetylase family protein has product MSRRTIGMMQAGLTALHASRLGALCAPLTRGKGIVFTLHSVHPEPPSAFDPNGMLRIAPEFLETTIRVVREAGYDIVSLDEAARRLKADDESRPFAAFTLDDGYRDNRDHAYPIFKKHDVPFAIYVPADYADGKGDLWWYVLEEALRQADSLQIGFAGALRGFDLSTPDAKTRAFREIYWPLRDLPERELRATVRKIAEAVGYDSSTLCRDLIMDWDEIRDLAADPLVTIGAHTCSHYAVGKLSEDEARKEIASSVARIEKELNRPCRHFSFPYGDPASCGPRDFALAEELGLETAVTTHKDVLREAYPMTGLPRVSLNGGFQDARYVEIMMTGLPFQLFDTAASAWRAVRKPFRGRPPAAQIPAGSHPGAAST; this is encoded by the coding sequence ATGAGCCGTAGAACGATCGGGATGATGCAGGCCGGTTTGACGGCTCTCCATGCGAGCCGTCTCGGTGCGCTGTGCGCGCCGCTGACACGCGGCAAGGGCATCGTTTTCACGCTGCACAGCGTGCATCCGGAACCGCCCTCGGCATTCGATCCCAACGGCATGTTGAGGATCGCACCGGAATTCCTCGAAACGACCATCCGGGTGGTGCGCGAGGCAGGCTATGACATCGTATCGCTGGACGAGGCCGCGCGCCGCCTTAAGGCAGACGACGAGAGCCGCCCCTTCGCGGCCTTCACGCTCGACGACGGGTATCGTGACAACCGCGACCACGCGTATCCGATCTTCAAGAAGCACGACGTCCCCTTCGCGATCTACGTGCCGGCCGACTATGCCGACGGCAAGGGCGACCTGTGGTGGTACGTCCTCGAAGAAGCGCTCCGCCAGGCCGACAGCCTCCAAATCGGGTTTGCGGGCGCGCTGCGCGGGTTCGATCTTTCGACGCCTGACGCCAAAACGCGCGCGTTCCGCGAGATCTATTGGCCGCTGCGCGATCTGCCCGAGCGTGAGCTGAGGGCAACCGTCCGCAAGATCGCGGAAGCCGTCGGCTACGACAGTTCCACGCTTTGCCGCGATCTCATTATGGATTGGGACGAGATCCGCGACTTGGCCGCCGACCCGCTGGTCACGATCGGAGCGCACACCTGCTCGCACTACGCCGTCGGAAAACTTTCCGAGGACGAGGCGAGGAAAGAAATCGCATCGAGCGTCGCCCGCATCGAGAAGGAGCTGAACCGCCCCTGCCGTCACTTCAGCTTCCCGTACGGCGATCCGGCAAGCTGCGGGCCGCGCGATTTTGCCCTCGCCGAGGAGCTAGGGCTCGAAACGGCTGTCACCACGCACAAGGACGTGCTGCGTGAGGCCTACCCGATGACGGGCCTTCCGCGCGTCTCGCTCAACGGCGGCTTCCAGGACGCGCGATACGTCGAAATCATGATGACGGGTTTGCCGTTTCAGCTCTTCGATACGGCGGCCTCCGCGTGGCGCGCCGTCAGGAAGCCTTTCCGGGGTCGGCCGCCCGCGGCCCAGATCCCGGCGGGTTCGCATCCGGGCGCTGCATCCACTTGA
- a CDS encoding CpsD/CapB family tyrosine-protein kinase, with product MMLIDWSQDASGISEALGQPSWPGFSELLEGQLGFEDVVRALADSDVQLIPSGKSVETRGEGLDADSLNFALDALDDVYEHIIVVARTDAGRALFEAIEGRFDNGIMLVDAAAGQAPPPAGSFLGFEVDGISLFTLKMTKETEAPQRRPRAALTRAG from the coding sequence GTGATGCTGATCGACTGGAGCCAGGATGCGTCGGGTATTTCGGAAGCGCTCGGCCAGCCGTCGTGGCCCGGCTTTTCGGAGCTGTTGGAGGGGCAGCTCGGCTTCGAGGACGTCGTCCGTGCGCTTGCCGACAGCGATGTGCAACTCATTCCGTCCGGCAAGAGTGTGGAAACGCGCGGAGAAGGCCTGGACGCCGACAGCCTCAACTTCGCGCTCGACGCGCTCGACGACGTTTACGAGCACATCATCGTTGTCGCGCGAACCGATGCGGGACGGGCGCTATTCGAGGCGATCGAGGGCCGCTTCGACAACGGCATCATGTTGGTCGACGCCGCGGCCGGCCAAGCGCCGCCGCCTGCCGGGTCGTTCCTCGGTTTCGAGGTCGATGGCATCTCGCTCTTCACGCTCAAGATGACGAAGGAAACGGAAGCGCCTCAGCGCCGTCCGCGCGCGGCTCTGACGCGGGCCGGATGA